Proteins from one Triticum aestivum cultivar Chinese Spring chromosome 7A, IWGSC CS RefSeq v2.1, whole genome shotgun sequence genomic window:
- the LOC123152320 gene encoding mitochondrial pyruvate carrier 4 produces MASSKLQAFWNHPAGPKTIHFWAPTFKWGISIANVADFAKPHEKISYPQQVVIACTGIIWSRYSMVITPKNWNLFSVSVAMSGTGLYQLSRKIRKDYFSDDEKEATAASLELEAEMATDST; encoded by the exons ATGGCTTCTTCAAAGCTTCAAGCCTTCTGGAACCACCCTGCTGGCCCCAAAACCA TTCATTTTTGGGCTCCAACCTTTAAATGGGGGATCAGCATTGCAAACGTTGCCGACTTTGCTAAGCCTCATGAAAAGATATCCTATCCTCAGCAAGTTG TTATTGCTTGCACTGGAATCATCTGGTCACGCTACAGCATGGTTATCACACCG AAAAACTGGAACCTTTTCAGCGTTAGCGTTGCAATGTCCGGTACAGGCCTATACCAGCTTTCTCGTAAAATAAG GAAAGACTACTTCTCGGATGATGAAAAGGAGGCCACTGCTGCATCACTCGAACTGGAAGCAGAAATGGCGACTGACTCGACTTAA